In Sebaldella termitidis ATCC 33386, one DNA window encodes the following:
- a CDS encoding tyrosine-type recombinase/integrase, translating into MENKTVAMEFLDYLRYEKGSSENTLSSYKRDLNLFFSEVPKNFQSIEDEEVIEYVDKLSKTVKRNTVLRKIASIRAFYKFCYINKYITDNPTESLKNLKREFKLPEVLKLSEIKDIIDAIPNTPEGVRDKIIIKILVATGARISEVLTLDIKDVENQDYEFIRVLGKGSKYRLIPIYSQLEEEIKAYIENDRKILVLERKEKESENKNKKKGHELEYKLFLGTRRENFWKRLKKYAKNAKIEKNVYPHIFRHSVATMLINNGADIRIVQEILGHVNISTTEIYTHVGKRELKEIYNKVKIGDEE; encoded by the coding sequence ATGGAAAATAAAACTGTAGCAATGGAATTTCTGGATTATCTGAGATATGAAAAGGGAAGTTCGGAGAATACTCTAAGCAGTTATAAACGGGATCTTAATTTGTTTTTTTCAGAGGTGCCGAAAAATTTTCAGAGTATAGAGGACGAGGAAGTAATTGAGTATGTAGATAAACTGTCCAAAACTGTGAAAAGAAATACTGTACTGAGGAAAATAGCTTCAATAAGAGCGTTTTACAAATTTTGCTATATAAATAAATATATAACGGATAATCCTACAGAATCTCTGAAAAATCTGAAAAGAGAGTTCAAGCTTCCGGAAGTATTAAAATTAAGTGAGATAAAGGACATAATTGATGCAATTCCAAATACTCCGGAAGGTGTCAGAGATAAAATAATAATAAAAATTCTCGTAGCAACAGGAGCAAGAATTTCAGAGGTTTTAACTCTTGATATAAAAGACGTGGAAAATCAGGATTATGAATTTATCAGAGTCTTGGGAAAAGGATCAAAATACAGACTTATTCCAATATATTCACAGCTTGAGGAAGAGATCAAGGCTTATATAGAAAATGACAGAAAAATACTGGTTCTGGAAAGAAAAGAAAAAGAAAGCGAAAATAAAAATAAGAAAAAAGGTCATGAATTAGAGTATAAACTATTTTTAGGAACAAGACGTGAAAATTTTTGGAAAAGATTAAAAAAATATGCCAAAAATGCAAAAATAGAGAAAAACGTTTATCCTCATATATTCAGACATTCAGTAGCAACTATGCTTATAAATAACGGTGCAGATATCAGGATAGTGCAGGAGATACTCGGACATGTCAATATTTCCACTACTGAAATATATACACATGTAGGAAAAAGAGAGTTGAAAGAGATTTATAATAAAGTAAAAATCGGCGATGAAGAATAA
- a CDS encoding NAD(+)/NADH kinase, with translation MKIKIIKKDDLKDSHYLKVFYSYLEEKKIEIVYKTEECDLIVTFGGDGTILAAAQQVLAKDIPVLAVHMGSLGYLAYTRDSEAVYVLDKFLNNDYEIEERRFLEVRHNEKTHYALNELVIAKGGIKSTLLSVNVYANNTLINKYRADGIIVATPTGSTAYSLSAGGPIVHPGLNSVSLTPLAPQSLNARPIIVDGKEVLSFKLDSRDNDIHLNIDGQIHFKVNKDDKIETRLSDKVVKLIKPENRDYFMILREKLKWGDSI, from the coding sequence ATGAAAATAAAAATAATAAAAAAGGATGACTTAAAAGACAGTCATTATCTGAAAGTATTTTATTCGTATTTAGAAGAGAAGAAAATAGAAATAGTATATAAAACAGAAGAATGCGATTTGATAGTTACTTTTGGCGGGGACGGGACTATACTGGCAGCAGCCCAGCAGGTACTGGCAAAAGACATTCCTGTGCTTGCTGTCCATATGGGGAGTCTCGGCTACTTAGCATATACCAGAGACAGTGAAGCAGTATACGTACTGGACAAATTTTTAAATAATGATTATGAAATAGAGGAAAGAAGGTTTTTAGAGGTAAGACATAACGAGAAGACACATTATGCCCTGAATGAGCTGGTAATTGCTAAAGGCGGGATAAAGTCGACACTGTTATCCGTGAATGTCTATGCTAATAATACTCTAATAAATAAATACAGGGCGGATGGTATAATAGTAGCCACTCCTACAGGCTCTACGGCTTATTCTCTTTCAGCAGGAGGGCCTATAGTGCATCCGGGACTTAATTCTGTTTCACTTACACCGCTTGCACCGCAGAGTCTGAATGCACGGCCTATAATAGTGGACGGCAAGGAAGTTCTGTCATTTAAGCTGGATTCAAGAGATAATGATATACATCTGAATATAGACGGACAGATTCACTTCAAGGTCAATAAAGATGATAAAATAGAAACACGGCTGTCAGATAAAGTAGTAAAACTTATAAAACCTGAAAACAGGGATTACTTCATGATATTAAGGGAAAAGTTAAAGTGGGGAGATTCCATATAA
- the recN gene encoding DNA repair protein RecN, whose translation MLRELRLNNLAIIKNVDLNFENGFVALTGETGAGKSIILDGISLLIGERSSSDMIRSGEEKLTAEAVFDLTEEQVKILNDLDFDIEDEELIITRNLSRDGKSKVLVNGMRVPVSKLKEIMSHVLDLVGQHNHQYLLNKNYHLLLLDKFLSKDGLELKENIKKTIQKISSLSKKINEIEEIKRQIEEKKDIYEFHLSEIDALELKSGEDDELEEEYKILFNAGKIKDKLADSILNLKDSELSILRTLQKTRKNFEQLLNISVSYQEVHDNLEKLYYELDDIAYTVEDMMDEVSTDENRLETVVSRIDSINKLKMKYGSTIKEILEYKEDIEEKLGLISFENDELDKFKAEKQKETEKYFSLAEKLSKKRKDVAKDIETKLKKELKDLKMENAVFKIHFEKKDELREKGTDNVEFMISANLGEELKPLGKIASGGEISRIMLALKIIFSKVDNISVLIFDEIDTGIAGETVKKVAEKLKMISNDVQVICVTHSPQIAAKGNQQFFIKKEVENKITETKVVPLNEEERVREIARMISGDDYSDISIQHAKEILGV comes from the coding sequence ATGTTAAGAGAACTCAGATTAAACAACTTGGCTATTATAAAAAATGTTGATTTAAATTTTGAAAATGGATTTGTAGCTCTTACGGGTGAAACCGGGGCTGGAAAATCCATTATTTTGGACGGAATTTCACTTTTAATAGGTGAAAGAAGCAGTTCGGACATGATAAGATCAGGCGAGGAAAAACTTACGGCTGAAGCAGTATTTGATCTGACTGAAGAGCAGGTGAAAATATTAAATGATCTGGACTTTGATATAGAGGACGAGGAGCTTATAATAACAAGAAATCTTTCAAGAGACGGAAAATCAAAGGTACTGGTAAACGGCATGAGAGTGCCTGTATCGAAATTAAAGGAAATTATGAGTCATGTTCTGGATCTCGTAGGACAGCATAATCATCAGTATCTGCTGAATAAGAATTATCATTTGTTATTACTGGATAAATTCTTAAGTAAAGACGGACTGGAACTAAAAGAGAATATAAAGAAAACAATACAAAAAATAAGCAGCCTTAGTAAAAAAATTAATGAAATAGAAGAAATTAAAAGACAGATAGAAGAAAAAAAGGATATTTATGAATTTCATTTAAGCGAAATAGATGCTTTGGAGCTCAAATCCGGTGAAGACGACGAGCTGGAGGAAGAGTATAAAATATTGTTTAATGCCGGAAAAATAAAAGATAAACTTGCAGATTCCATTTTGAATCTAAAGGACAGCGAGTTATCAATTTTGCGTACTTTACAGAAGACACGCAAGAATTTTGAACAGCTGCTGAATATAAGCGTATCCTATCAGGAAGTCCATGATAATCTGGAAAAGCTTTATTATGAGCTGGATGATATTGCGTATACTGTAGAAGATATGATGGATGAGGTTTCTACTGATGAAAACAGACTGGAAACAGTAGTAAGCAGAATTGACAGCATAAATAAATTAAAAATGAAGTACGGCTCTACAATAAAAGAGATTTTGGAATATAAGGAAGATATAGAGGAAAAGCTCGGATTGATAAGCTTTGAAAATGATGAGCTTGATAAATTTAAAGCAGAAAAACAGAAAGAAACAGAAAAATATTTCAGCCTTGCGGAGAAATTAAGCAAAAAGAGAAAAGATGTGGCGAAGGATATAGAAACTAAGCTGAAAAAAGAACTTAAAGATTTAAAAATGGAAAATGCAGTTTTTAAGATTCACTTTGAAAAGAAAGACGAACTAAGGGAAAAAGGAACGGATAATGTAGAATTTATGATATCCGCGAATCTTGGCGAGGAATTAAAGCCGCTTGGGAAAATTGCTTCCGGGGGAGAAATTTCAAGGATTATGCTCGCATTAAAAATAATTTTTTCTAAAGTAGATAATATATCAGTTTTGATTTTTGATGAAATTGATACTGGAATAGCAGGAGAAACTGTAAAAAAAGTAGCTGAAAAGCTAAAAATGATTTCAAATGATGTACAGGTGATCTGTGTTACACATTCACCGCAGATAGCAGCCAAAGGAAATCAACAGTTTTTCATAAAAAAAGAAGTGGAAAATAAAATTACTGAAACAAAGGTAGTACCGCTGAATGAGGAAGAAAGGGTGAGAGAAATCGCAAGAATGATATCCGGCGATGACTATTCAGATATATCAATTCAGCATGCAAAAGAAATACTGGGTGTTTAA
- a CDS encoding FUSC family protein, with the protein MKFKKEILDKIPFKETNYIFGLVFIYILILPNLFPLSNVMTAIFVGVYCYNTNKKGFSKSRAIKRYVMYFLSLSLLLFICYFSTHNWILLIVLGFLVTFIITFFGMEEYIPGLKDYFPTLYVFAIYQGNLPELSLVFTKIEVMFVAIFISAVYGIVMNKGKPIDRITECIDKYLMAAIEETEQYLAGNKQNYDRVIENTREAYNECLKEYYKSSEGIYLVSLLSREIMRLMLKLHFLIENIRINPNSDKKKMTEMLYFFGLMLYENNKFNKNDFVWNDKEEVEFFYDVYNLKRKVYEKNDVGIKLKFFPVYRKDEFIYWFKSNFSRKSILFRYSMRLAILMTTSFITAKLLNSPMGYWLPMTSVLLSQPYFEETYKRVVARVIGTFIGLFLASYLFKDINSQTLIYTLVLILNYIIFLIVGLNYFIAVIVITITAMLSTKGIQTQEVLFWNRGVMTFLAGLYSFLVSYIFKSTAQKEIKYNFTNLLKIRVEMLDIILNRHKGAKDNRKFDRLMINSNMYREKIIFQLRKKPDKENIEFLGMDTIITERLIALHMAIDLKALTKDERESLAILRKVWLYTYTFFNSGNITNPKAFLELNLNVRKMENKQNNDIYKLLSISYNYLLKVIKYSKNDPKQKRKLNFFRKVTGVSNFLFK; encoded by the coding sequence ATGAAATTTAAGAAAGAGATACTGGATAAAATTCCATTTAAAGAGACAAATTATATTTTTGGTCTTGTTTTTATTTATATACTGATTTTACCTAACTTATTTCCGTTAAGTAATGTAATGACAGCTATTTTTGTAGGTGTCTATTGTTATAATACAAATAAAAAAGGTTTTAGTAAAAGCAGAGCAATAAAAAGATATGTCATGTATTTTTTATCTTTATCACTTTTACTTTTCATATGTTATTTTTCTACACATAACTGGATTCTGCTTATAGTTTTGGGTTTTCTGGTTACATTTATTATCACTTTCTTTGGAATGGAGGAATATATACCCGGCTTAAAGGACTATTTTCCTACATTGTATGTATTTGCTATTTATCAGGGAAATCTTCCGGAGCTTTCGCTTGTTTTCACAAAAATAGAGGTAATGTTCGTAGCAATATTTATTTCGGCAGTATACGGAATTGTAATGAATAAAGGGAAGCCGATAGACAGAATAACAGAATGTATAGACAAGTATCTGATGGCTGCTATAGAGGAAACAGAACAGTATCTTGCCGGAAATAAGCAGAACTATGACAGAGTGATTGAAAATACCCGTGAAGCATATAATGAATGCCTAAAGGAGTATTATAAGTCCAGTGAGGGGATATATCTGGTATCTCTGTTAAGCAGGGAGATAATGCGACTGATGCTAAAGCTGCATTTTTTAATAGAGAACATAAGAATAAATCCTAATTCAGACAAGAAAAAAATGACAGAAATGCTTTACTTTTTCGGACTAATGTTATATGAAAATAATAAATTCAATAAGAATGACTTCGTATGGAATGATAAGGAGGAAGTAGAATTTTTTTATGATGTGTACAATCTGAAAAGAAAAGTATATGAAAAAAATGATGTTGGAATTAAGCTGAAATTTTTTCCTGTTTACAGAAAAGACGAATTTATATACTGGTTCAAATCGAATTTTAGCAGGAAATCAATATTATTCAGATATTCCATGAGACTGGCAATACTGATGACAACGTCTTTCATAACTGCAAAGCTGCTGAATTCACCAATGGGATACTGGCTTCCCATGACAAGCGTACTGCTGTCCCAGCCATATTTTGAAGAAACGTACAAGCGTGTGGTAGCAAGAGTAATAGGAACATTTATAGGGCTGTTTCTGGCCTCATATCTTTTTAAGGATATAAATTCTCAGACATTAATATATACACTGGTTCTTATACTTAATTATATTATATTTCTTATAGTAGGACTAAACTATTTTATTGCCGTAATAGTAATTACAATAACAGCAATGCTTTCTACAAAAGGGATACAGACTCAGGAGGTATTGTTCTGGAACAGGGGAGTAATGACATTTCTCGCCGGATTATATTCTTTTCTGGTAAGCTATATATTTAAGAGTACTGCTCAAAAAGAGATAAAATATAATTTTACAAATTTACTTAAAATAAGAGTAGAAATGCTAGATATAATACTGAATCGTCATAAAGGGGCAAAGGATAACAGGAAATTTGACAGGCTTATGATTAATTCAAATATGTACAGAGAAAAAATTATTTTTCAGCTGAGAAAAAAACCGGATAAAGAAAATATCGAATTTTTGGGAATGGATACTATAATAACAGAAAGGCTTATAGCACTTCATATGGCTATAGACCTGAAAGCTCTGACTAAGGATGAGCGGGAAAGCCTGGCGATCCTGCGGAAAGTATGGCTCTATACATATACATTCTTTAACAGCGGAAATATAACAAATCCAAAAGCATTTCTGGAATTAAATCTTAATGTCAGAAAGATGGAAAACAAACAGAATAATGATATTTATAAATTATTATCCATAAGCTATAATTATCTGTTGAAAGTAATAAAATACAGTAAAAATGATCCAAAACAAAAAAGAAAATTAAATTTTTTCAGAAAAGTAACAGGTGTATCAAATTTTCTCTTTAAATAA